The nucleotide window AACCCACCAATTGTCAGGTCAAATGCAACCTGAATTAATACTCAAACACGCCGACACATTGGGTAGATTTGGCTGTTCATTGTGTCAAAATTTAATTAATCTTATTCATTAGATGTATTTTTGTCTATGCTTCATTCTTTTTTACTTGTTTTGTATTCATTTGTTCATTTCAGAAAATGGATGCATTCTTCATTGATAATTGCTCATTAAATTTGTGATGTAGATTTGGCTCAAAACCGCTATTTTGAAGATGAGGCATTCATTGGATACTTGAAATATCTTCAATACTGGCAACGACCGGAGTACCTAAAATTTATCATGTCAGCAACTTGAAAGCTCTCCTCGTGATACTTTAGGCTTGAATTCCTTTAAACTAAAATACGTTTTACTAcatgataaatgatgagtaatAGCTCCATAATTTATAGCTTCCTCTTTTGGGGTTTTTTATGTGACACATGAACTTAAGTAAAAAGATGATTGCAGGTATCCTCATTGTCTATATTTCCTTGAACTTCTTCAAAATGCAAATTTCCGAAATGCAATGGCACATCCTGCCAACAAGGTTAAGCTCTAATGCTTCTTGCTCATGCTGTTAGCCTAATAATTGTTATCACATTGAAATTcatgtttgtatgtttgtattAAAGGTCTTAGGGGTCCCCTAGTTAAGACCATGAGCTcatgcaaaaaaagaaaaaagattattATTGACCTGATGCTGACAGTGATAATCATAAAGTAATGCAGTTGTTTTTATAAGGCTCTAAAGTTATTTTTCGTTATATGCTTTGCATCAAACAAGTTGTAGATGTTAAGAGGGATATTTTAGTAAAAAGACCTCTCTAGTCTCTCTCTCAATTTCGaaattcaatttcaaaattgagcAAATTCGTCCCTTTAAAAGAAACTAGAGCAATTTAATCCCTGTCAATTCGAAGGTGATCAATTAAGGACAATTAATCACGGCGTTAATTTTTTCTTCcaattgtacataattttgattgttataataacaaatttagcgtTTAAAGTTTACACATTCTGTTAATTTGGTaatgatttaacaaatttagcttgTAATATTTATGTAAATGTtgaggttaaatttattgaattttttaaaatctaGACCAAATCGACAAAACATGTCAAGAGCTATATTTGTTGTTATACCAATCAATGTACAATTGACCAAAGACATTAATGTTGTGATTAATTGTCCTTAATTGCTCACTTTTGAAATTGAGAGATTAAATTGCTACAATTTTTTTGAGAGGGACCAGTTTTCTTAATTTCAAAATTGAGAAAGACTGTAGAGGTCTTTTTACTGGATATTTTCTGGTATAACACAACAGTATAATTTGATTTAACTGGATATTGTCTAGTAAACCATATGcacaataaaaatttaatatgtaCTACTTTTGGGATGTCTTTTCATTTTTGTACCAAAATTTTATAGGAAGTGGCACACAGACAGCAATTTTTCTTCTGGAAGAACTACCGAAACAATCGGTTGAAGTTCATTTTGCCTAAGCCTCCTCCCGAAGAAGTTCCTACACCTGCACCCCCGCCTCCTGCTAGTGCTCCACCTCAGCAGTCTTTGCCAGCTAGCAATATTGCTATGACTACTGCTCCTCCAGCTCCTGCTTCAACTCATTCTCCAATGCCTTATGGTCTTCCCTCTGGATCTGCTCTTGCAAAAAATGATATGAGGAATACTGGAATCGATCGAAGAAAAAGGAAGCATGTAAGTTTGTACCTCCAAAATTCTTAACTTATTTTCTTTTGAGAACTTTTAATGAATAAatgcatattatatatatattgaggaCCTTAAAGACCCTGATTCTGATGAATATCACTTTGATTATCACAGGAAAGAAGCTTAAATTGACTAACCATCTATGTTGAAAGTAACAGGATGTATATTTCATGAGGTAACAGTCTTATGTTCTTATATTTCATAAAGTCAAAGCCCTACTATactgattaatatataaattatgttttagtGACTTTTAACATTCACATTAGCTATTATGAACttttggtaaaagtaccatgaaggCCCTTGTACTAGGAGTGAGATTGCATTTTGCCtcctctactcaaaaaatgggcaaattagtccctgtatgtaagattaaagagcaaatgggtcattctataaaaaatttcatctatttctactattaaaaattgcCCCATGTACATCAGCACGAAGTATACACTACACGTAATTGTTTAGTTATTTCGTTAGCCACTccaatttttaacaatagaaatggataaattttttaaaaaaaaggatcAGTTTGCACTTTGATCTAATGTAAATGGagtaatttacttatttttttagtAAAGGGAGCAAAATGTAATTTGACTCCTAGTACAGAGGtcttcatggtacttttacctgaACTTTTACATTACACCAAGGGATTGTCACTATGTATGCTTGATTTCTGCGATATATTGACACTGATCAATGTTCAAGTGAAATGCAGAAGGCTATTTGTTATATCCCTGCTTTTGCTGCTGTTGGTATTATCACATCAGATCTGTAATAACATAGAACCATTGTGCAGGTTCATTGACCATTACTCGGGGAGCCATTTGCGGATGAACAGTAACACATAGGAAACGGTGGAATCATCTTATTATTATGGCATTATTGTTAGAGATCATCGCTATACCACCGTAAAAGACTGATTTAGTATTGGGGTAGCCATCGGCATTTAAATCCTTTTCGATTTATTTTGTAGTGGTTACCACAAATTATAAACCATGATGCTAGATTGAATTTTTAGTGCCCTTTATCATGCCTTTTAAAAGCTACTATTATTGTTTAAATGCATTGCTTCTTATCATGCCATTGAAAGCTTTGAAGATCATTTCAACTATTACTAAATCAAATATAATTTCGCTTATACATATTATATTTTGACTGGATAAAGTCATTACCCTATTAGAGCAAAAAtagacaaaaaaaagaaaaaaggtaaaataaaaccaaaacattCCCATAACTCTTCTGACAGAAAATTATGGAAAGATGATATTGCTTTTTTGTGAAAGTATGGGCAGGTTGTCTACTTTTTCCCCCCACAAGAGCTTCTGAGAACATCAAAGAAGCAAACTGGGGAAAAACATTATCTTAGAACAACAATGGCTTCCATTGCCATATCTGCTTCCTTACAAAAAGCGTGCAGTTCACATCATGTTGCCAAGAAGCAACATGCACAAACCAAACCAGCTTATTCTCTAGGGACAAAGCAAGCTATCGATGCTGTCACCATTGATGTTGAAGGTCAGAAAGGCTTTAAAATCGACGAAAAAGATCAACCATCTCCACAAATTAATAACTCAGAGGGTCTTGAAGATAAGTCGGCGAACAAGTTAGAGATTGAATCCTCTGCTCGGAAGTTCAGTGACGAACGGTGGAAGAATGGGACATGGGATTTGAATATGTTTGTTAGAAATGGTAGGATGGATTGGGATAGTGTGATTGTTGCAGGTAAGCTTTTCCATTAATATTTGTTACTGATTTTGATATGTTTACGAGACTCCATTAATGCAAGGTTTttgctggtttttatagaagcAAAGAGGAGAAAATACTTGGAGATGTACCCAGAAACTTGTTCAAACCAAGAACCAGTCCAGTTTAGAAGCTCAATCATACCCTGGTGGGCATGGTTCATGAGAACTTATCTTCCAGAGGCTGAATTGCTCAATGGTATTTTTGTTGGTAAAAGTATCTTGGAGGCTTGTACTtggagttagattgcattttatctattttttaaaaaatgggcaaattaatcCTTTTACATTAGATTAGATAGCTTGACTGACGAAATAATCAGACAGATATATGTTGCGTACCACATGTACCTTACTTAACATGGGACCAACTTTTAACAGAAAACATTTGGatagaatttttaacaaaaaaactagtttgctctttgatttaacttataaagattaatttatccatttttttgagtagagggggcaaaatgcaatcgaTCTCCTAGTACAATTGCCTTTATTGTACTTTCACCTATTTTTGTTACTTTTTTCGAAGTTATATAATCATCCCTCTTCATCTTCTTCCACTGAAATCATTGCAGGTCGAGCTGCGATGATAGGGTTCTTCTCTGCATATGTCGTGGACGGTTTAACGGGGATGGATTTAATCGGCCAAACAGGCAACTTCATTTGCAAAACAGCATTGTTTATGACAGTGATTGGTATCGTTTTATTGAGGAAAACCCGAGATTTTGATAACCTGAGGAAGCTTGCTGATGAAGTTACTTACTACGATAAACAATGGCAAGCGTCCTGGAAAGATGAAACTGCAAGTTCTTCAGACAAAACTGGAAACTCTTAAAATAGTTTACAAATAATTTGGTTCAATGTTTATTTTGTGATTGCCAAATTTGATATGATTTGCAGCCAGAGATGCTTATTTGTTATAAATGGGAATTATGGGAGTTTTAGTTTGGTTGCTTAAAATGTTGTAAAACAGCTTTTATTTGGTTAAGTTGGATCATTTTGAATTAGGTTATTTTGGGTTCGGGTCCTTCAAATTGAATTATTTCGATTATTTGTTTAGGTGGTTTAAGTTATTTTaggtttaaatattttttattcaaatgAGCCTTGGATCCTATTAAATGGGAAATTTGCTTAACCCCTctcaaaaattattaatttttggtGCGCTTCAAGTCTATTTTATTGTCCATATTCGAGGTTCAAAGCTACCTATcctaataatattattttcaatGTTCGAACTTACGTTTTTTTCCTTAGAAGTGTCATGTGTTTTACTATTGCACCCAACGTCAAATGTGACACTAGGCGCAAAGccccttaaaatgtaaaatttcgaTTTAGttctataaaaattataaagatataaattaattataatatcgtgaaattgtattttagctctcataaaaatatatcctctcaaataaattttttgactacGTCCTAACATTTATTGGTAAAAAATGTTTTTTaccttaaaaaattaataatttaatataatttttattaacatgtaatttttatttttatctgtcaaattttataacttttctccATCTACTTAGGTCCTAGTTTTCGAGTTTGAGTTAAAAAGTGAGTTATTAATACTAAGCTTTTATGATAAGTTTTCAAATCTGACTTAGAATCGAAGGTATTAGATAATTTGTTTGAAGGGCAACCAAAAACATTCAAATTCACGTGAATTAAAGTAAAAGAAAAGGCAAAGGCAAAAACCTGCAATAACGAAATATATTAATGTTTGGCGACATTTTTAGAttagtttaaattttttaaaaaaaattattatagatTCTGATTGTATGTTTTTTTACATAATGTTTAAAATTATCTATAGTTATTCCCTAACCAAAAAATAGAAGGATAATATATTTTACACACTCAAACCCACGTCTTGCTGTATTGGTAACAATGACTATACCAAGCCCGTTCTTGATATTTTTAGGTCTTagacaaaataataaaatgggcTTTTAAGTTCCTCAAAAGTTGGAGAAAATTTTTTTTAGGTCCCCTAAAAGTTGGTAACAAAAATTTTGAACCCTTAAAAGCTAAATTTTTTTTGGGCCTCTTAAAAATCGAAAAACAATATTTTAGACTCTAGTCTTGAGTCTTAGATGACTGCAATTCCAGATGACCCTTAGGGTCAGGCATGGACTATACCAATCGAATTAAAACTCAATtagtaatttaaattttttaaaattaacaaattatagttttaattttcattttactcAATTAGtaatttagattttttaaaattaacaaattatagtttTAATTTTCATTTAGAAAATAAACTCTTATCTGTTTTTAAGAGTATGTCCATAATGAGaactaagagttaaattaaacGTTTAAAACAAGAGTTTATATCTAGGAAACTCAATCcaatttatttctttcttttcattttattggATTTTCTTCTTATTTATGATTATGGAAAGTCAAAGCAAAGAGATCACACACCATACCCAAAATccaacttaaaataaaattaatatttcacccaaaaaataaattaaaattttatatcatgaatttaatattttaatatctaTTTTAACTTGACATTGAAATAATTTTAGGAGtcaatatatatgaaattataaaaattcaaattttaaaataaaaaatatgataatAAAGACATTTACATTTCTTtggcattttaaaataaaataaaataatattatttttaaccaCCCAAAATGATTAACCATTAGATTTTCTCATATATTATTAATATGATTTTTTTACTAACAAGCATGCACTgcattttcaaaaagaaaatataaattcgAATATTgaaaaaatagtattaaaaagaATATCCACATTTTCGGAATAGAGACAAtaataatgatttttttaaaaagaattctTGATATAAcattgaaaaattattaaaattacatTATCTAAAAATAAAATTCCCACAATAATATTAAAAGACATTATCCATCAAATGATTATCCACATTAAAATacctttttattttcaatttgtaattaaataatatttaaacattaatttacctaaataaatcttaaatttattcaaaataaagaaaaatcatCAAATTTTGGATACACTAAaggtataaaattttatttaaaaagtaaaatttttcttatagtttaagcaaaaaagaaagaaaaaaccaataatttgaaaagaaaactatttatagttttatatttctcttttatattttcttctttctttcttccccaTGCCTTTGGTTCTTTCTTTTTGGGTTACCTCTTTACATTCAGATGCCAAAACAAACTCCATTATTGAATCCCAAATGCCGCTCCTCTCCGATAACTCCACTTCCTCGGCACGGTTATCGGCCGAGAACGCCGAGGCTGAGCGGCGCCTTCGTGAGGCGGAGGACCGTTTAAGGGAAGCCATGGAAGAGCTTCATAGACGTCAAAGGAAGGCCGCTTTTGGCGATTCCCCGCCGTGTGACCATGCTGATGACTCTTGTGTGGCCAATGCCATTGGCAATCTTTGTCAAAGCTTTCTCCTTTCTTATGGTGTTAGAGTAGGTATCGGGATTCTTCTTCGTGGTTTCAAACTCGCTAGAGGAAAGTCTTATTCTTCGCTTCTTGATCTCAAGGTTAGGGTTtcttttttatgaaaaaaaaagggtttttctTTGGCTTGTTTTGTGAATTTATGAAATGTTTAGTCGAAATGTATTTGTATTTCgttttaatatatgtaaaatgatTGATTAAATGGGtttaatgtatgatttatgtaCACTGTCTTGTTTGAAGGTTTGAATTTCGTCATTGTGGTTTCCTTAGTTGGTAGACAAATATTAACTATTATTTTGGATTATATTTTAAGGCTATGTATTGTAAAATGTGATTAGATGATTGTTTGGGAAAATTGACTAacaaaatgagcaaattagtctcTGTAGATAGATTAAAAGTAAACTGGTTGTTCTGTTAAAAGTTTCATCCATTTTCCCTATATGGGACGCCATGTATAATTGTATGGTTATTCCATTAGTCATGCCAGTTTTTAACAGTAGATTTGGATGAAAATTAactgaaaggaccaaattgctctttgatttaacataggagtaatttgctcattttttgagTTAAGGGGCAGAATGCAATATAACTCCTAGTAGAGgggcctccatgatacttttatcgAAAATTGCTCAGATTTTGGGTCTTATAATTTTTCTTTGCTAGGAATGTGATATTAAGAAATGTTGAATTTTTGTTTTCCAGCAACTTGTCTCAGAGAAAGATTTGATTGTGAGAGAGGAAGCATGCCGCATTGGTTTACTTTTTGGTGGCTTTACTGGTTCATACCATGCACTCCGATGTTTACTGAGAAAACGGAGAAAGAAAGAGACACCGCTGAATGCGTAAGTTTGCTATAAATAACTGATATGCATTAGATGGGTATCCAATCATGGTTAGTTGAATAATTGAATACTTTTGATTCATGATATTTGACATTGTTTAAGGTGTTGATGGAACAGAATTTTAGCAGGTTGCATTGCAGGATTGTCGATTTTAGCTCTGGATGATCCCAATCGAAGGCGAACACTTTCATTGTATCTTTTGGCTAGAGTAGCTCAGGTACATGAATGTATTTTGAAGTAATAAATTTGCAAAGTGATCTGAGATCATAATTCCAGTTCTCCGATTTACTGTCTAATATTTTGCTTTACGCATCAGTGTGCTTATAATTCTGCGAAATCGAAAAATAAGTTTCATTTATGGGGAAGCCATTGGAGGCATGGTGACTCTCTACTCTTTTCTTTAGCTTGTGCCCAGGTAATATAAAGCTCATTAACTTTTGTGGCTAGATGTTTGTGTTATACATTTTGATAATAAAACATTCATAACTCTAGGAACTGCTTAAGCTAAATTTTAG belongs to Gossypium arboreum isolate Shixiya-1 chromosome 7, ASM2569848v2, whole genome shotgun sequence and includes:
- the LOC108459513 gene encoding mediator of RNA polymerase II transcription subunit 31; amino-acid sequence: MASTKESDNTSDTPSSPKNVYKDPDDGRQRFLLELEFVQCLANPTYIHYLAQNRYFEDEAFIGYLKYLQYWQRPEYLKFIMYPHCLYFLELLQNANFRNAMAHPANKEVAHRQQFFFWKNYRNNRLKFILPKPPPEEVPTPAPPPPASAPPQQSLPASNIAMTTAPPAPASTHSPMPYGLPSGSALAKNDMRNTGIDRRKRKHERSLN
- the LOC108459418 gene encoding light-harvesting complex-like protein 3 isotype 1, chloroplastic yields the protein MASIAISASLQKACSSHHVAKKQHAQTKPAYSLGTKQAIDAVTIDVEGQKGFKIDEKDQPSPQINNSEGLEDKSANKLEIESSARKFSDERWKNGTWDLNMFVRNGRMDWDSVIVAEAKRRKYLEMYPETCSNQEPVQFRSSIIPWWAWFMRTYLPEAELLNGRAAMIGFFSAYVVDGLTGMDLIGQTGNFICKTALFMTVIGIVLLRKTRDFDNLRKLADEVTYYDKQWQASWKDETASSSDKTGNS